In the Streptomyces sp. BHT-5-2 genome, one interval contains:
- a CDS encoding FAD-binding oxidoreductase — MTADVVIVGNGALGLSVAVETALRDRSLRIVVVGPEARPDSASVAAGAMLNCFAEVTARTGEHPAARAKFALAREAARLWPGWLERLSAAARHAAVPVTSTRGTLVVLGARSTGDGVGSMQAIRAAAEEHGEPCQDMDPYSIGALEAEAGDQPVDALYLENEGAVDARRVLASLDAAASGLGVTRVAGEVASLVTAKDTVTGVRLSSGATLPAGAVVLAAGAASGRLIEQLPPGTVQPMLNGTGVALEAQRVRGEAVPYVVRTPTLVGGCGLHAVPLGEGVEYLGATNHVYFDAPAGPRLGIVQALLSGYIAQFDRNMAFSAVRRWHYGLRPVTLDTFPLLGRAPVPGLFFATGTYRDGFHSAPAIARHLAGLLTDDAAPDDDSYAVFAPGRKPIETMTVDDAAERFAQMALLVAVERGMRLPYIFDTEPIAAACRQRALECVERLGVPVPLEPEILGAVSEADANRIRQVAHYLSAVTARP; from the coding sequence GTGACAGCCGATGTGGTGATCGTGGGGAACGGGGCGCTGGGCCTGTCGGTCGCAGTGGAGACGGCGCTGCGGGATCGCTCCTTGCGGATCGTCGTGGTTGGCCCGGAGGCACGCCCCGATTCCGCTTCCGTGGCAGCGGGAGCGATGCTCAACTGCTTTGCCGAGGTCACGGCGCGTACAGGTGAACATCCTGCGGCCCGGGCGAAGTTCGCGCTGGCGCGCGAAGCGGCTCGGCTGTGGCCGGGCTGGCTGGAGCGGCTCTCGGCGGCGGCCCGACACGCGGCGGTTCCGGTCACGAGCACCCGGGGGACACTGGTCGTGCTGGGGGCGCGCTCCACGGGTGACGGCGTGGGCAGCATGCAGGCCATCCGCGCGGCCGCCGAGGAACATGGCGAGCCGTGCCAGGACATGGATCCCTACAGCATCGGCGCGTTGGAGGCGGAGGCGGGTGACCAGCCCGTGGACGCCTTGTACTTGGAGAACGAGGGGGCGGTCGACGCCCGCCGTGTGCTCGCGTCCCTGGACGCTGCCGCGTCAGGGCTCGGCGTCACGCGCGTCGCCGGTGAGGTGGCGTCCCTGGTGACGGCCAAGGACACGGTTACCGGGGTGCGGTTGTCCTCGGGAGCGACGCTCCCCGCGGGAGCCGTCGTCCTCGCGGCCGGCGCGGCGAGTGGGCGCCTGATCGAGCAACTGCCCCCGGGCACGGTGCAGCCGATGCTGAACGGAACGGGTGTGGCACTGGAGGCCCAGCGCGTGCGGGGCGAGGCCGTGCCGTATGTCGTACGCACACCCACCCTCGTCGGCGGCTGCGGGCTGCACGCGGTGCCGCTCGGGGAGGGGGTCGAGTACCTGGGCGCGACCAACCACGTCTACTTCGACGCGCCTGCCGGACCGCGGCTGGGCATCGTCCAGGCGCTGCTGTCCGGCTACATCGCGCAGTTCGACCGGAACATGGCGTTCTCGGCCGTGCGGCGCTGGCATTACGGCCTGCGGCCGGTGACACTGGACACCTTCCCGCTCCTGGGCCGCGCGCCGGTGCCGGGCCTGTTCTTCGCAACGGGGACCTACCGGGACGGCTTCCACAGCGCCCCGGCGATCGCCCGCCACCTGGCCGGGCTCCTGACGGATGACGCCGCTCCGGACGATGATTCGTACGCGGTCTTCGCACCCGGCCGGAAGCCCATCGAGACGATGACTGTGGACGACGCCGCGGAGCGCTTCGCGCAGATGGCACTCCTGGTCGCCGTCGAACGAGGCATGAGGCTGCCGTACATCTTCGACACCGAACCGATCGCCGCGGCGTGCAGGCAAAGGGCTCTTGAATGCGTGGAGCGGCTGGGCGTCCCGGTTCCGCTGGAACCTGAAATCCTCGGCGCCGTCTCCGAAGCCGACGCGAACCGGATCCGGCAGGTGGCCCACTATCTCAGCGCTGTGACCGCCCGTCCCTGA
- a CDS encoding FAD-dependent monooxygenase, which yields MLDVLIAGAGPVGLWLAAELRLHGVEVTVVERRAAPDGRSRAVGMQAGTLDTFATRGLAERFIERGTPVPTGHFGAATTRLDFSTVGALHPFMLALGQSVTEQLLEEHAVAVGARVLRGEEVVSLTQDSDTVEAVIRAGGTHRTVRARWVVGCDGTRSAVRQAAGIDFPGQDTTLTGWLADVELDDPPTAPLAATGPAGSFLAAPIGDGVHRLAGLSTATMHHGTGEPLTLEEVREQTRTLLGRDLGIRNPRWLSRYGNATRQATQYRAGRVLLAGDAAHMFFPAGGQGMNLGIQDATNLGWKLAATLQGRAPDGLLDSYDTERRPAARAVIDNTRAQLALFAAASPEQIALREVCSAALAEPQTNRQWARRIAGFDDPLPAETAPGAHPLNGTRLAGLALDTADAPTAHALMHHGRPLLLDLSGTRTPCPAGGLEQRTATVNTAAADPIWWDVTAVLIRPDARIAWASTDTDPQHRAADCLTALRTLCR from the coding sequence ATGCTCGACGTGCTCATCGCCGGGGCCGGTCCGGTGGGGCTCTGGCTGGCCGCGGAGTTGCGCCTGCATGGGGTGGAGGTGACCGTCGTGGAACGCCGGGCGGCACCGGACGGACGGTCGCGCGCGGTCGGCATGCAGGCCGGCACCCTGGACACCTTCGCCACCCGCGGACTCGCGGAGCGGTTCATCGAACGCGGCACCCCCGTGCCGACCGGCCACTTCGGGGCGGCGACCACCAGGCTGGACTTCTCCACCGTCGGGGCGCTGCACCCGTTCATGCTGGCGCTCGGTCAGTCCGTCACCGAACAGCTCCTGGAGGAGCACGCGGTTGCCGTGGGCGCCCGGGTGCTGCGCGGGGAGGAGGTCGTCTCGCTCACCCAGGACTCGGACACCGTCGAGGCGGTGATCCGGGCCGGCGGCACCCACCGGACCGTGCGAGCCCGCTGGGTGGTGGGCTGCGACGGCACCCGCAGCGCGGTACGCCAGGCCGCCGGCATCGACTTCCCCGGCCAGGACACCACCCTGACCGGATGGCTCGCCGACGTCGAACTCGACGACCCGCCCACCGCGCCGCTCGCCGCCACCGGACCGGCCGGCTCGTTCCTGGCGGCCCCGATCGGCGACGGCGTCCACCGGCTGGCGGGTCTGTCCACGGCCACCATGCACCACGGCACCGGCGAACCGCTGACCCTGGAGGAGGTGCGCGAGCAGACGCGCACGCTACTGGGACGGGACCTGGGCATCCGCAACCCCCGCTGGCTGTCGCGCTACGGCAACGCCACCCGCCAGGCCACGCAGTACCGAGCCGGACGGGTGCTGCTGGCCGGGGACGCGGCACACATGTTCTTCCCGGCCGGTGGCCAGGGCATGAACCTCGGCATCCAGGACGCCACCAACCTGGGCTGGAAGCTGGCCGCCACCCTCCAAGGCCGGGCGCCCGACGGACTGCTCGACAGCTACGACACCGAGCGCCGGCCGGCAGCCCGCGCCGTCATCGACAACACCCGTGCGCAGCTTGCCCTGTTCGCCGCGGCGAGCCCGGAGCAGATCGCGCTGCGCGAGGTCTGCTCCGCCGCGCTGGCCGAACCGCAGACCAACCGCCAGTGGGCCCGCCGGATCGCCGGCTTCGACGACCCGCTCCCCGCCGAAACCGCACCCGGCGCGCACCCGCTGAACGGCACGCGACTGGCCGGCCTCGCCCTGGACACCGCCGACGCACCCACCGCCCACGCGCTGATGCACCACGGCCGGCCGCTGCTGCTGGACCTCAGCGGGACGCGGACGCCGTGCCCCGCAGGCGGTCTGGAACAGCGGACGGCCACCGTCAACACCGCAGCGGCGGATCCGATCTGGTGGGACGTCACCGCTGTCCTGATCCGGCCGGACGCCCGGATCGCCTGGGCCAGCACCGACACCGACCCGCAACACCGGGCCGCGGACTGCCTCACCGCCCTGCGCACCCTGTGCCGCTGA
- a CDS encoding TetR/AcrR family transcriptional regulator C-terminal domain-containing protein, translating to MGTTRDEIVAATLAVLDEHGLDGVTMRAVAARLGVQHNTVRWHASSKGRLLELASDELLAHCLDEPLPQAFPDRLKELSRRCRTALLSHRDAARMVAGVFAAEPRTLRYADTVIATLLAAGHSPRTAAWTHWSIFYLTLGLTQEQQAAQETAPALLPDQAPADTYPALAEVLPYVGPDSFDERFEFALDLIIAGLPRAEGPTIQRS from the coding sequence ATGGGTACGACACGGGACGAGATCGTCGCCGCCACGCTGGCAGTCCTCGACGAGCACGGGCTGGACGGCGTGACCATGCGCGCCGTCGCGGCCCGGCTCGGCGTGCAGCACAACACCGTCCGCTGGCACGCCTCCAGCAAGGGCCGCCTGCTCGAACTGGCCTCCGATGAACTCCTTGCGCACTGCCTCGACGAGCCGCTGCCCCAGGCGTTCCCCGACCGACTCAAGGAACTGAGCCGCCGCTGCCGCACGGCACTGCTCTCCCACCGCGACGCCGCCAGAATGGTCGCGGGCGTCTTCGCCGCCGAGCCCCGCACGCTGCGCTACGCCGACACCGTGATCGCCACCCTGCTGGCGGCCGGCCACTCGCCGCGCACGGCCGCGTGGACCCACTGGTCGATCTTCTACCTGACTCTGGGCCTCACCCAGGAACAGCAGGCTGCCCAGGAGACCGCACCGGCCCTCCTCCCGGACCAAGCCCCGGCCGACACGTACCCGGCCCTGGCCGAGGTCCTGCCGTACGTCGGCCCCGACAGCTTCGACGAGCGATTCGAATTCGCCCTCGACCTGATCATCGCCGGCCTCCCCCGGGCCGAGGGGCCAACCATCCAGCGGTCGTGA
- a CDS encoding MarR family winged helix-turn-helix transcriptional regulator — MPNDVGHEIADALATLLKRDTRTQLYQRLTEGLGDAVDETTYPVLSGLARTGPRSAADLASEIGLDRSGVTRRATRLENAGLLYRDPDPRDGRATLLALTEAGQQTVDVTRRRLAAHIEASLASWPPAEVRTFAHHLQRFVTDGPFA; from the coding sequence ATGCCGAACGATGTAGGACACGAGATCGCCGACGCGCTGGCAACGCTGCTCAAGCGCGATACCCGAACGCAGCTGTACCAACGCCTGACCGAGGGCCTGGGCGACGCCGTGGACGAGACCACCTACCCCGTCCTCAGCGGGCTGGCCCGCACCGGCCCGCGCAGCGCAGCCGACCTCGCCAGCGAGATCGGCCTGGACCGCTCCGGCGTCACCCGCCGTGCCACACGCCTGGAGAACGCCGGCCTCCTGTACCGAGATCCCGACCCCCGCGACGGGCGCGCCACCCTGCTCGCGCTCACCGAGGCCGGGCAGCAGACCGTGGACGTCACCCGACGCCGCCTCGCCGCGCACATCGAGGCATCCCTGGCCTCTTGGCCGCCCGCCGAGGTCCGCACCTTCGCCCACCACCTCCAACGCTTCGTCACTGACGGCCCCTTCGCCTGA
- a CDS encoding nuclear transport factor 2 family protein: protein MTTTTFRTDVVSAMTDLLFTPGLELAEAVDRHFAPDYCQRTDGRWDDRSEFTAHIAHLRGIVAGGSIRVLDELVQGDLYADRHIIDVDKTDGSSVRMEVYLFGEFAADGRFRRIEETTLMLQGADGDRNIGSAR, encoded by the coding sequence ATGACCACCACCACCTTCCGTACCGACGTCGTCTCCGCCATGACCGACCTGCTCTTCACGCCAGGACTGGAGCTGGCCGAGGCCGTGGACCGGCACTTCGCCCCGGACTACTGCCAGCGCACCGACGGCCGTTGGGACGACCGGAGCGAGTTCACGGCCCACATCGCCCACCTTCGCGGCATCGTCGCGGGTGGCTCGATCCGAGTGCTGGACGAACTCGTACAGGGCGACCTGTACGCCGACCGGCACATCATCGATGTCGACAAGACCGACGGCTCCTCCGTCCGCATGGAGGTCTACCTCTTCGGCGAGTTCGCTGCCGACGGGCGCTTCCGACGCATCGAGGAGACCACCCTGATGCTCCAGGGCGCCGACGGCGACCGCAACATCGGCAGCGCCCGCTGA
- a CDS encoding alpha/beta fold hydrolase: protein MTVFEPITGRYVAVHGARTYFDEAGEGVPIVCIHPGATDSRIYRHLLPLLAERGYRAIAPDLPGHCRSYPAQWQPGTSIHDHAEFMHAFVRTVLPGTSPFMLGASVGGLTALDLAAHHGESYRGVVAMQAASWTPLSAEAAALLAGRTSAPDAGWTEHLEYAAVTSASKKLTAEQETELRWLQRSTSQQAGQFDGQAWASHDLRGRLGDVRCPVLLVQGTDDFFVQDELVDDTVAEMGSAAQLLRVPDIGHYPPLENPEWVAQVADTFVKQWTATAH, encoded by the coding sequence ATGACGGTCTTCGAACCGATCACGGGCCGCTATGTCGCGGTCCACGGTGCACGCACCTACTTCGACGAGGCCGGCGAAGGCGTCCCGATCGTGTGCATCCACCCGGGGGCCACGGACTCTCGGATCTACCGGCACCTTCTACCGTTGCTCGCCGAACGCGGATATCGCGCGATCGCGCCCGACCTTCCCGGGCACTGCCGTTCCTACCCGGCACAGTGGCAGCCAGGGACCTCCATTCACGACCACGCCGAGTTCATGCACGCGTTCGTGCGCACGGTGCTGCCTGGAACCTCGCCCTTTATGCTCGGCGCCTCCGTCGGAGGTCTGACGGCACTGGATCTCGCCGCTCATCACGGAGAGAGCTATCGAGGTGTCGTCGCGATGCAAGCGGCGTCGTGGACACCGCTGTCGGCCGAGGCTGCCGCGTTGCTGGCAGGTCGGACAAGCGCGCCCGATGCCGGCTGGACGGAGCACCTCGAGTATGCGGCGGTGACCTCGGCGAGCAAGAAGCTCACAGCCGAGCAGGAAACCGAGCTGAGGTGGCTTCAGCGCAGCACCTCCCAACAGGCCGGTCAGTTCGACGGTCAGGCGTGGGCCTCCCACGATCTGCGCGGCCGACTCGGCGATGTGCGGTGCCCGGTCCTGCTCGTGCAGGGCACCGACGATTTCTTCGTGCAGGATGAGCTGGTCGATGACACGGTCGCCGAGATGGGCTCGGCGGCGCAGCTGCTGAGGGTGCCTGACATCGGGCATTACCCGCCGCTTGAGAATCCGGAGTGGGTTGCGCAGGTTGCAGACACTTTCGTGAAGCAGTGGACGGCAACGGCACACTGA
- a CDS encoding GntR family transcriptional regulator, whose product MKYLPAILSTDHPGLSATERAYLAIKRRIIELDLAPGAHVTKTDLTRLTDAGTMPVREALTRLQRDGLVDALPRSGYRILPVTLKGTRDLCVFRRLLETEAAALAAERGCPKDDLARMEELLGQSYDPRDTESIEAFLRAILEFDAVIADNCGNDRLARSVIQVFDELERVLRITLGSLPFSASAAHQRRAVWEAVRDRDPVAARAAMDDRTRTSQQQIIDALTASPSIAEASITIS is encoded by the coding sequence GTGAAGTATCTGCCCGCCATCCTCAGCACGGACCACCCCGGCCTGAGCGCCACCGAGCGCGCGTATCTCGCGATCAAGCGGCGGATCATCGAGCTTGACCTGGCGCCCGGCGCCCATGTCACCAAGACGGATCTGACACGGCTGACCGACGCCGGCACCATGCCGGTGAGAGAGGCCCTGACCCGACTGCAGCGCGACGGACTGGTCGATGCACTCCCCCGCTCGGGATACCGGATCCTGCCTGTGACCTTGAAGGGGACACGCGATCTGTGCGTCTTCCGCCGGCTTCTGGAGACGGAGGCCGCCGCCCTCGCGGCAGAGCGCGGCTGCCCGAAGGATGATCTCGCCCGTATGGAAGAACTTCTCGGCCAGTCCTACGACCCACGCGATACAGAGAGCATCGAGGCATTCCTCCGCGCCATTTTGGAGTTCGATGCGGTCATCGCCGACAACTGCGGTAACGACAGGCTGGCCCGGTCGGTCATCCAGGTCTTCGACGAGCTGGAACGAGTTCTGCGGATCACCTTGGGCTCCCTTCCGTTCTCGGCATCAGCCGCGCATCAACGACGCGCGGTCTGGGAAGCGGTCCGTGACCGCGATCCGGTCGCGGCCCGAGCCGCGATGGACGACCGCACGCGAACCTCTCAACAGCAGATCATCGACGCGCTCACGGCCAGCCCGTCGATCGCCGAGGCCAGCATCACCATCTCGTGA
- a CDS encoding folylpolyglutamate synthase/dihydrofolate synthase family protein, whose amino-acid sequence MAQLATEEELACQEIIGRYQFNGAGAGGMSRLLQALGAPGRNLRGMTVTGTNGKGSTCAFAVSALTAAGLRTGSMPSPHLQRVTERIRINGAPVSPTACHRAFQKVDEVLGSTGLVVNAGAVHAAAAAVHFTLAGVDVAVLEANIGGRRTAVNCFDTGVKIITGVGLDHQHLLGNTLDEIARNKAGIVRNGDHVVLGEMPQEAAQAVEDVLSHHTGVTVWRLHQEVHCQPRTAGDGRTVLEVTTPHAVHRGLTCPLRGEHQHRNLALAVAGIDALTERGSIRAVPEEALRSGLAATRWPGRLELLAPAHLDSWTGRLLLDIADNHQGAATVAPEILRQSRAAERTALVFGTLQYKNVATMLEPLPADWPVVLTRVGHPNEAAPAKMRTALASRRELHVRQETADAVRHATELVGAGGLVTVLGAPFLIGRVRELFQLPPG is encoded by the coding sequence GTGGCACAGTTGGCGACTGAGGAAGAACTGGCTTGTCAAGAGATCATCGGTCGGTACCAGTTCAACGGGGCAGGCGCCGGTGGGATGTCCCGGCTTCTCCAAGCACTCGGTGCCCCGGGACGCAACCTGCGGGGCATGACTGTCACCGGCACGAACGGGAAGGGATCGACCTGCGCGTTCGCCGTCTCGGCGTTGACTGCGGCCGGACTGCGGACCGGAAGCATGCCCAGCCCGCACCTCCAACGTGTCACCGAACGCATCCGCATCAACGGGGCGCCCGTCTCTCCAACCGCATGTCACCGTGCCTTCCAAAAGGTCGACGAGGTCCTCGGCAGTACGGGACTTGTGGTCAATGCGGGAGCGGTGCATGCCGCCGCAGCCGCAGTTCATTTCACCCTCGCAGGAGTGGACGTGGCCGTCCTGGAGGCGAACATCGGCGGCCGACGCACCGCGGTCAACTGCTTCGACACCGGAGTAAAGATCATCACCGGAGTGGGACTGGACCACCAGCATCTACTGGGAAACACCCTGGACGAGATCGCACGCAACAAGGCAGGCATCGTTCGGAACGGCGACCATGTCGTACTCGGCGAGATGCCCCAGGAGGCGGCACAGGCAGTGGAAGACGTCCTCAGCCACCACACGGGAGTGACCGTCTGGCGCCTCCACCAGGAAGTTCACTGCCAGCCACGCACAGCCGGCGACGGGCGTACCGTCCTGGAAGTAACCACCCCACATGCCGTCCACCGGGGCTTGACCTGTCCGCTCCGCGGAGAACACCAGCATCGCAACCTGGCTCTTGCGGTGGCCGGCATCGATGCACTGACCGAACGAGGATCGATCCGCGCTGTCCCGGAGGAGGCGTTGCGCAGCGGACTTGCCGCGACCCGCTGGCCCGGCCGCCTCGAACTTCTGGCACCGGCCCATCTCGATTCCTGGACCGGCCGCCTGCTGCTCGATATCGCAGACAACCACCAGGGCGCAGCCACCGTGGCCCCGGAAATCCTGCGGCAATCCCGCGCCGCTGAGCGCACCGCTCTCGTCTTCGGCACCCTCCAGTACAAGAACGTGGCAACCATGCTTGAGCCACTGCCGGCGGACTGGCCGGTGGTACTGACCCGGGTCGGACATCCCAACGAAGCGGCCCCGGCCAAGATGCGCACCGCCCTGGCGTCACGCCGAGAGCTGCACGTCCGGCAGGAGACTGCTGACGCCGTTCGCCACGCCACCGAACTTGTCGGGGCCGGCGGCCTCGTCACCGTTCTGGGAGCCCCCTTCCTGATCGGACGTGTCCGTGAACTATTCCAGCTCCCGCCCGGCTGA
- a CDS encoding TIGR03620 family F420-dependent LLM class oxidoreductase, giving the protein MLLGRIGVWSVGLTHGDRAEAREAAAELEELGYGTLWLGGVPGDNPQADLAAAAEVLAATRRAVVAIACLSIWTHTPDQLAAAYGALPAADRARLVTGLAVSHAPFAAHYRHPLTAMRRYLDALDAIGTGPPPSARLIGAHRPRMTRLAAARTAGTQPYLVDTRYTARARALLGPGPLLAPVQTVVPLTDATVARAAARTVLAPYLALPNLTRTWLDSGFTEADLQHGGSDRLVDRLVAWGDTERITAHVTNHLRAGADHVAIHVVTEHPRAFPRAAWRALAALLPTT; this is encoded by the coding sequence ATGCTGCTCGGACGGATTGGCGTATGGAGTGTGGGACTCACCCACGGGGACCGCGCCGAGGCGAGGGAGGCCGCGGCGGAGCTGGAGGAACTCGGCTACGGCACGCTGTGGTTGGGCGGCGTCCCCGGCGACAACCCGCAGGCGGATCTCGCTGCGGCAGCCGAAGTACTGGCGGCGACCAGACGGGCGGTGGTAGCGATCGCCTGCCTCTCCATCTGGACACACACCCCGGACCAACTCGCCGCAGCCTACGGGGCACTGCCCGCCGCCGACCGCGCCCGACTGGTCACGGGCCTGGCGGTGAGCCACGCCCCGTTCGCCGCACACTACCGGCATCCGCTGACCGCCATGCGCCGCTACCTCGACGCTCTGGACGCCATCGGTACCGGACCGCCGCCCTCCGCACGGCTCATCGGCGCACACCGCCCGCGGATGACACGGCTGGCCGCCGCCCGGACCGCCGGCACCCAGCCCTACCTCGTCGACACCCGCTACACCGCGCGGGCCCGCGCCCTGCTGGGCCCGGGCCCGCTGCTGGCCCCGGTGCAAACCGTGGTCCCGCTCACCGACGCCACAGTGGCCCGGGCGGCGGCCCGCACCGTGCTCGCGCCCTATCTGGCACTGCCCAACCTCACCCGAACCTGGCTCGACTCAGGCTTCACCGAGGCCGATCTCCAGCACGGCGGCAGCGACCGCCTCGTCGACAGGCTCGTTGCCTGGGGCGACACCGAGCGGATCACCGCCCACGTCACCAACCATCTGCGGGCCGGTGCCGACCACGTCGCCATCCATGTCGTCACCGAGCACCCCCGAGCCTTCCCACGCGCCGCCTGGCGCGCCCTGGCCGCACTGCTTCCGACCACCTGA
- a CDS encoding NDP-sugar synthase, whose amino-acid sequence MRQAVILAGGFGSRLRPLTRTRPKTMVEVHGTPILRHQLDWFAESGVDQVVVSAGHLAPVIGDYLASHRLPLRTDVVVEERPLGRGGGLKLAAAALNRPDEPWLAVYGDIWTRFSLAGMFAHHRRHAALATVALPRPWLPRGSVECDEQGRVTTLVSPVPPPLRVNGGVYIFEPSVVELLPDEGDHEEVSLPRLIRARQLTGYLVDGPWRAINTPNDLDDIERELSAVTGDA is encoded by the coding sequence GTGCGTCAGGCGGTCATCCTGGCCGGCGGCTTCGGCAGTCGGTTGCGGCCGTTGACGCGGACCCGGCCGAAAACGATGGTCGAAGTGCACGGCACACCGATACTGCGCCATCAACTCGACTGGTTCGCCGAGTCGGGCGTGGATCAGGTCGTCGTCTCCGCGGGGCACCTGGCGCCGGTGATCGGCGACTACCTTGCCTCCCACCGGCTGCCGTTGCGGACGGATGTGGTGGTCGAGGAACGGCCCCTGGGCCGGGGTGGCGGCCTCAAGCTTGCGGCCGCCGCCTTGAACCGACCCGACGAGCCGTGGCTGGCGGTGTACGGGGACATCTGGACCCGGTTTTCGCTCGCCGGGATGTTTGCTCACCACCGGCGTCACGCCGCGCTGGCCACGGTTGCCCTGCCTCGTCCTTGGCTGCCCAGGGGCAGCGTCGAATGCGACGAACAGGGCCGAGTGACCACGCTCGTCTCGCCTGTCCCACCGCCCCTACGGGTCAACGGCGGCGTCTATATCTTCGAACCGTCCGTTGTGGAACTGCTGCCCGACGAGGGCGACCACGAGGAGGTCTCCCTCCCTCGTCTGATACGAGCACGGCAGCTGACCGGCTATCTGGTGGACGGCCCGTGGCGGGCCATCAACACCCCAAATGATCTGGACGACATCGAACGCGAACTCTCGGCGGTTACCGGTGACGCGTAG
- a CDS encoding metalloregulator ArsR/SmtB family transcription factor, with product MGSAGEGGITDPSAEVLTEAAATFGLLACPPRLHIVWALAQGESDVSGLAERVGVALPVVSQHLSKLKLAGLVRSRREGRRIVYLVDAPDVVAVVRLLVVQRAARSGHAPPSPGDTAGPGSSRHSPAA from the coding sequence ATGGGCAGCGCAGGCGAGGGCGGCATCACGGACCCGTCCGCCGAGGTACTGACCGAAGCCGCCGCCACGTTCGGATTGCTCGCCTGCCCGCCACGGCTGCACATCGTATGGGCGCTGGCGCAGGGCGAGAGCGATGTGAGCGGCCTCGCCGAACGCGTGGGCGTGGCACTGCCGGTGGTGAGCCAGCACCTGTCGAAGCTGAAGCTCGCCGGCCTGGTGCGCTCGCGGCGTGAGGGCCGCCGGATCGTGTACCTCGTCGACGCCCCCGATGTGGTGGCCGTGGTACGGCTGCTGGTCGTCCAGCGGGCCGCCCGCTCCGGGCACGCACCGCCATCGCCAGGAGACACCGCCGGGCCGGGCAGCAGCCGGCATTCGCCCGCGGCATGA
- a CDS encoding CarD family transcriptional regulator, with amino-acid sequence MTKPAAPKRHLLTSPFKAPIAPVPKHFAVGDQVTHDMYGLGRVTGIEEGIAALVDFGSAQLRISSPYDKMTKL; translated from the coding sequence ATGACAAAGCCAGCTGCACCGAAGCGTCATTTGCTCACCAGCCCCTTCAAGGCACCAATCGCCCCGGTTCCCAAGCACTTCGCCGTGGGCGACCAGGTCACACACGACATGTACGGCCTCGGCCGGGTAACCGGCATCGAGGAGGGAATCGCGGCGCTCGTGGATTTCGGCTCGGCGCAACTGCGGATCTCGAGCCCATACGACAAGATGACCAAGCTGTAG